In Lentilitoribacter sp. Alg239-R112, the following proteins share a genomic window:
- the recQ gene encoding DNA helicase RecQ, giving the protein MIQSAPLSILRDSYGYDAFRGQQAEIIDHVIAGGDAFVLMPTGGGKSLCYQIPALCRDGLAVVVSPLIALMQDQISALELMNVKAGAINSSMTAAQITSTREQMLNGELDMLYVAPERLMMPDFLNLLDRCKLALFAIDEAHCVSQWGHDFRPDYTALSLLAERFTGVPRIALTATADAPTRKDIVERLALSDGRTFVSGFDRPNIHYTIALRNSPKQQVWKFIQNKHHGDSGIIYCISRKKVDEMAAWLCKQGINALPYHAGLSNDVRADNQRQFLQGEHIVMVATIAFGMGIDKPDVRFVVHMNIPKNIEAYYQETGRAGRDGLPSNAFMIYGMEDAAMQRQWIENSDAPNEQKRIEHQKLGALLGLCEAATCRRQVLLNYFDDACEPCGYCDTCDQPPETFDASVPAQKAISCAHRTDQRFGVTYLIEVLLGAETDRIRNFNHDQVSTYGIGTDLSKLEWQNIFRQLVASNLLAPNADGHGGLHITTKGRAFIKNKSPLPMRHYVKTSNTERSDRSSKKSKTMATLTSEADQSLYENLKAARSALAKAQKVPAYVIFHDKTLIELARHKPDTLEAMLDINGIGEAKLERYGQPLLDVINQYHNAA; this is encoded by the coding sequence ATGATACAATCGGCACCCCTTTCCATCCTGCGCGATTCCTATGGTTATGATGCCTTTCGAGGGCAGCAAGCGGAAATTATTGATCATGTGATTGCTGGTGGCGATGCATTTGTTTTAATGCCCACAGGCGGTGGTAAATCGCTTTGCTATCAAATTCCTGCTCTATGCCGTGATGGCCTAGCAGTCGTTGTCTCTCCTTTGATTGCGTTGATGCAGGATCAGATTTCTGCATTAGAATTAATGAATGTAAAGGCTGGTGCTATTAATTCTTCAATGACAGCTGCTCAGATTACATCGACCCGTGAGCAAATGCTCAATGGTGAGTTGGATATGCTATATGTCGCACCTGAGCGGCTGATGATGCCCGATTTTTTGAATTTGCTGGATCGATGCAAACTGGCGCTCTTTGCCATTGATGAGGCTCATTGCGTTTCACAATGGGGGCATGATTTTCGTCCTGATTATACGGCTCTGTCTTTGCTGGCGGAGCGTTTTACAGGTGTGCCACGTATTGCTCTGACTGCAACAGCGGACGCGCCAACTCGTAAAGATATTGTTGAGCGATTGGCACTTAGTGATGGTCGTACATTTGTCAGTGGTTTTGATAGGCCAAATATTCATTACACAATCGCATTGCGTAATTCGCCAAAGCAGCAAGTTTGGAAATTCATCCAAAATAAACACCATGGTGATAGCGGCATAATTTATTGTATCTCCCGCAAAAAAGTTGACGAGATGGCTGCATGGCTTTGTAAGCAGGGTATCAACGCATTGCCATATCATGCAGGACTTTCCAACGATGTGCGTGCCGATAACCAGCGCCAGTTTCTACAAGGTGAGCATATCGTCATGGTTGCTACGATTGCATTTGGCATGGGGATAGATAAGCCGGATGTGCGGTTTGTAGTACATATGAATATCCCGAAAAATATTGAGGCTTATTATCAGGAAACAGGACGCGCGGGGCGTGATGGTTTGCCCTCGAACGCTTTTATGATTTACGGTATGGAAGATGCAGCCATGCAACGCCAGTGGATCGAGAATTCAGATGCGCCCAATGAGCAAAAGCGTATTGAACATCAAAAACTTGGTGCATTGCTTGGGCTATGCGAAGCCGCAACTTGTAGACGCCAAGTTTTGCTGAATTATTTTGATGATGCATGTGAACCATGCGGTTATTGTGACACTTGTGATCAACCGCCGGAAACCTTTGATGCTTCTGTGCCCGCGCAAAAAGCTATTTCGTGTGCTCATAGAACTGATCAACGTTTCGGCGTAACCTATCTTATCGAAGTATTGCTTGGCGCTGAAACCGACCGAATTCGTAACTTTAACCACGATCAGGTGTCCACATATGGAATTGGCACTGATCTTAGTAAATTGGAGTGGCAGAACATTTTCCGTCAATTGGTCGCGAGTAATTTGCTTGCACCCAATGCAGATGGCCATGGTGGTTTGCATATCACAACAAAGGGTAGGGCGTTCATAAAAAATAAATCTCCATTGCCTATGCGCCACTATGTGAAGACTTCAAATACGGAGCGATCAGACCGCAGCTCTAAAAAGTCTAAAACTATGGCAACGCTTACCAGCGAAGCCGATCAATCCTTGTATGAAAACTTAAAGGCAGCGCGAAGCGCTTTGGCCAAAGCCCAGAAAGTTCCAGCCTACGTGATTTTTCATGATAAGACCCTAATTGAGCTCGCGCGACATAAACCTGATACGCTCGAAGCGATGCTAGATATCAACGGTATTGGCGAAGCAAAACTCGAACGCTATGGTCAACCATTACTAGATGTGATTAATCAATATCATAATGCAGCGTAG
- the yacG gene encoding DNA gyrase inhibitor YacG: MSNSDNVEPLRPKLPCPECGKPSDRQTHPFCSERCKNLDLGRWLNGSYAIPVSEVEENQDPESENEERF, from the coding sequence ATGAGTAACTCGGACAATGTTGAACCCTTGCGCCCAAAGCTTCCTTGTCCCGAATGCGGTAAGCCATCTGACCGCCAAACGCACCCATTTTGCTCTGAACGCTGTAAAAACCTGGATCTCGGTCGTTGGCTTAATGGTTCCTATGCAATTCCCGTCAGCGAAGTTGAGGAAAACCAAGATCCTGAATCTGAAAATGAAGAGCGTTTTTAG
- a CDS encoding SDR family oxidoreductase — MMTAPKAIYPDLANKTVAITGGASGIGAAIVSAFHEQGAKVIFFDIDVASGHELAKELGKNAYFYELDLTDLDQLTKVFSVASQEVGPINILVNNGANDMRHDLMAVTPDYWRQSLAVNLDHQFFAAKAVIPYMCEQQTGAIVNMSSIAWRLGLENAPAYVASKAAIEGLTHSLARELGPEGIRVNCILPGFVETPKQLEKWITPDIQEQILNSQCLKRFNKPPDIANIVLMLASDVSQAMTNQTIVADAGWI; from the coding sequence ATGATGACCGCACCAAAAGCTATCTATCCAGACTTAGCAAACAAAACAGTCGCGATAACTGGAGGGGCGAGCGGAATTGGTGCTGCGATTGTTTCAGCATTTCATGAGCAAGGTGCGAAAGTTATCTTCTTTGACATTGATGTAGCTTCTGGTCATGAACTTGCAAAAGAGCTGGGTAAGAACGCCTACTTTTATGAACTGGATCTTACCGATTTAGATCAGCTAACAAAAGTTTTTTCGGTTGCAAGCCAGGAAGTCGGACCAATCAATATTCTGGTCAACAATGGTGCCAATGATATGCGACATGATTTGATGGCAGTGACACCGGACTATTGGCGACAATCGTTGGCTGTTAATCTTGATCATCAATTCTTCGCTGCGAAAGCGGTTATACCTTATATGTGCGAGCAGCAAACTGGTGCCATTGTAAATATGAGTTCGATTGCGTGGCGCCTGGGTTTGGAAAATGCTCCTGCCTACGTAGCTTCTAAAGCTGCGATTGAGGGCTTAACTCATAGTCTGGCTCGGGAATTAGGGCCTGAAGGTATTCGTGTGAACTGTATTTTGCCCGGGTTTGTGGAGACGCCAAAACAACTGGAAAAATGGATTACGCCTGACATTCAAGAGCAAATATTGAATAGTCAGTGTTTAAAGCGATTTAACAAGCCACCAGATATTGCAAATATCGTACTGATGTTGGCATCCGATGTATCGCAGGCGATGACTAATCAGACGATTGTCGCAGACGCGGGTTGGATTTGA
- a CDS encoding low molecular weight phosphatase family protein: MSAPSSILFICGMNSIRSPMAEVIARSLLPKGVFVQSAGIREGERDQFVEAVLAEVGLDLGSRQPRLYNEMADGFYDVIVTLTPEAHHRALEITRTSAAEVIYWPTSDPTVLQGQGKREQILEAYRQVRDGITANIKEHFLK; encoded by the coding sequence ATGTCAGCGCCTTCTTCCATACTTTTTATTTGCGGGATGAACTCTATTCGATCACCAATGGCTGAGGTGATTGCTCGATCTCTTTTGCCAAAGGGTGTATTTGTCCAATCTGCTGGCATACGAGAAGGTGAGCGTGATCAGTTTGTGGAAGCCGTATTGGCTGAAGTCGGTTTAGATTTAGGTAGTCGGCAACCTAGGCTCTACAATGAAATGGCTGATGGCTTTTATGATGTCATCGTCACATTAACACCGGAAGCCCATCACAGAGCTTTAGAAATAACGCGTACGTCAGCTGCAGAAGTCATCTATTGGCCGACATCTGATCCAACTGTTTTACAAGGACAAGGTAAGCGCGAACAGATTTTGGAAGCATATCGCCAGGTTCGCGACGGTATAACAGCCAATATAAAAGAGCATTTTTTAAAATAA
- the infA gene encoding translation initiation factor IF-1, with product MAKEEVLEFPGVVVELLPNATFRVKLENEHEIIAHTAGRMRKNRIRVLAGDKVLVEMTPYDLSKGRITYRYK from the coding sequence ATGGCAAAAGAAGAAGTTCTAGAGTTTCCAGGAGTTGTCGTTGAACTCCTACCCAATGCAACCTTTCGAGTTAAACTTGAAAATGAGCATGAAATTATTGCCCATACCGCTGGTCGTATGCGCAAAAACCGTATTCGCGTTCTGGCGGGTGATAAAGTGTTGGTGGAAATGACACCTTATGACCTGAGTAAAGGCCGCATCACCTACCGTTACAAATAA
- the ccoG gene encoding cytochrome c oxidase accessory protein CcoG, which translates to MTKAEIAKLEVDAINSGAKAKAEPLYAARKKIHPKRVNGDFRRLKWIIMAITLGIYYITPFIRWDRGAFAPDQAVLLDMANRRFYFFFIEIWPQEFIFVAGLLVMAGIGLFLVTSVVGRAWCGYACPQTVWTDLFLVVERFFEGDRNARIRLDKAPWTISKIYKRTIKHAIWIAISVLTGGAWIFYFADAPTLLVDFVKGDAAFIAYATVGVLTATTYLLGGILREQVCIYMCPWPRIQAAMLDEDSLVVTYNDWRGEPKTKGVKKAAALDHPVGDCVDCNACVAVCPTGIDIRDGQQLECITCALCIDACDDIMGKLGREKGLISYATLRDYNHNMTEAINPETNHIEPSRVRDENGLFHSIIRHFDWRIIFRVRTLIYFSVWAAIGLAMLFMLVSRDRLELNVLHDRNPVFTRLSDGSIRNGYTVKILNMIPEPRLVHLSVQGLEGAEVSINGVEPSADNNYQLEIEPDKLRALRVFISIAPDQIDNVGDDFQLVIEDKQSFERDSYTAIFETPEEK; encoded by the coding sequence TTGACTAAGGCCGAAATCGCAAAACTCGAAGTAGATGCCATTAATAGTGGTGCGAAAGCTAAAGCGGAACCGCTCTATGCCGCACGCAAAAAAATCCACCCGAAACGTGTTAATGGTGACTTTAGAAGATTAAAATGGATCATCATGGCGATCACGCTGGGGATCTATTATATTACACCGTTCATTCGGTGGGACCGAGGAGCATTTGCACCAGATCAAGCCGTTCTTCTTGATATGGCAAATCGACGTTTCTATTTCTTCTTTATCGAAATTTGGCCACAAGAATTCATTTTCGTTGCAGGCCTATTGGTTATGGCCGGTATAGGATTGTTTTTGGTCACTTCGGTTGTTGGTCGGGCATGGTGTGGTTATGCATGCCCTCAGACAGTCTGGACAGACTTATTTCTTGTGGTTGAGCGTTTTTTCGAAGGTGATCGAAATGCGCGGATCAGACTTGATAAAGCGCCTTGGACTATTAGTAAAATCTACAAGCGTACAATTAAGCACGCTATTTGGATTGCTATCAGTGTTTTAACGGGTGGTGCGTGGATTTTCTATTTTGCTGACGCACCCACTTTGTTGGTCGATTTTGTCAAAGGTGATGCAGCATTTATTGCATATGCGACCGTTGGCGTGTTGACGGCGACCACCTATTTGCTTGGTGGAATCTTGCGGGAGCAAGTTTGCATTTACATGTGCCCTTGGCCGCGCATACAGGCTGCAATGCTTGATGAGGATTCCCTTGTTGTTACCTATAATGACTGGCGTGGGGAACCAAAAACCAAAGGTGTTAAAAAAGCTGCGGCACTAGACCATCCAGTTGGCGATTGCGTTGATTGCAATGCATGTGTCGCCGTTTGCCCAACAGGAATTGATATTCGCGATGGTCAGCAACTCGAATGTATTACCTGTGCGCTTTGTATCGATGCATGTGATGATATTATGGGTAAGCTTGGTCGCGAGAAGGGGCTTATCTCCTATGCCACTTTGCGTGACTACAATCACAATATGACAGAAGCGATAAATCCAGAGACCAATCACATTGAACCAAGCCGTGTGCGTGATGAGAACGGCTTATTCCATTCTATTATTCGCCATTTTGATTGGCGGATTATCTTCCGCGTTCGCACACTTATTTATTTCAGTGTCTGGGCTGCAATAGGTCTTGCTATGCTCTTTATGCTGGTTTCACGCGATCGATTAGAGTTGAATGTGTTGCATGATCGAAATCCGGTTTTCACCAGGCTGAGTGATGGCTCAATTCGGAACGGTTATACAGTTAAGATCCTGAACATGATACCCGAACCTCGCCTTGTACATCTATCTGTGCAAGGGTTGGAAGGAGCTGAAGTAAGCATCAATGGAGTAGAGCCGTCAGCGGATAACAACTACCAACTTGAGATTGAACCGGACAAATTAAGAGCATTACGCGTTTTCATTAGTATTGCACCGGACCAGATCGATAATGTTGGTGATGATTTCCAATTGGTGATTGAAGATAAACAATCGTTTGAACGTGATAGCTACACTGCTATATTCGAAACTCCGGAGGAGAAGTAA
- the ccoS gene encoding cbb3-type cytochrome oxidase assembly protein CcoS — MNVLIYLIPIALGLGALGLGAFLWSLKSGQYEDLDGAAARILEDDDEL, encoded by the coding sequence ATGAATGTGTTGATTTATTTAATTCCTATTGCACTTGGTCTTGGTGCGCTTGGACTGGGGGCATTTTTGTGGAGTTTGAAATCCGGTCAATACGAGGATTTAGATGGCGCTGCAGCGCGTATTTTAGAAGATGATGACGAGCTTTAA
- a CDS encoding heavy metal translocating P-type ATPase, with amino-acid sequence MASDAVTAQMSDTAKTDELRAFGKVLADGKQLFVFSSPSIRCGSCIAILESELSKLENVTDVRVNLTLKRVKVTLADEEASPLGIFNRMESLGYDTVPLDITDGEKSTDVNANGRLLRALAVAGFGAMNIMLLSVSTWSGAEGSAKTLFHLISAVIAIPTVLYSGQIFFQSAYKVLRHGRLNMDVPISLAVSLALIMSVYEALTHGDVVYFDASVSLLFFLLIGRYLDHMMREKARNTINTLARRNVRGATQVTSDGQTSYLPIDEIKPDMVLQVLPGEKLPVDGQVIKGSTDIDLSLVNGESLPSPVTIGDDVMAGTLNLSGVIQLRVTKTADQSFLAEVTRMLDAAENGRGSYVRIADRMARIYAPAVHLLSFIGFVVWMFATGGDWHTSIYIAIAILIITCPCALGLAVPVVHVIGAGRLFEHGILMRDGSALERLSEIDYAVFDKTGTLTSDRLSVFDVDLKHQDDAALVKALGKHSSHPASRAMVQYFKAEPDISIEGVREVPGFGLEGVFEGKRVRLGSYKWISEVTNFDEQVSGAGIFFAREGQLPSKFSLHMEMRPDAKITLSELKSRSFPIEILSGDHQDAVANVANNLGVDNYTAQAKPADKIARINALKTEGKHVLMVGDGINDAPSLAAGHASMAPASASDVGRSAADFVFTRNNLSSILFALDTAKKSDRLIKQNFALALAYNAVAVPLAFAGFVTPLFAAIAMSASSIVVILNSMRLATARPKGEKNSPATSAVEALS; translated from the coding sequence ATGGCTTCTGATGCTGTTACGGCACAAATGTCGGATACTGCCAAGACAGATGAATTGCGCGCCTTTGGTAAAGTCTTGGCGGACGGCAAACAGCTATTTGTTTTTTCTTCACCATCCATTCGTTGCGGCAGTTGTATCGCTATTCTTGAGAGCGAACTATCAAAGCTAGAAAACGTTACAGATGTTCGTGTGAACCTGACACTCAAACGCGTGAAGGTAACGTTGGCTGATGAAGAGGCTTCACCCCTCGGTATTTTCAATAGGATGGAAAGTCTTGGGTACGATACGGTTCCGCTTGATATTACAGACGGCGAAAAAAGCACCGATGTAAACGCGAATGGTAGATTGCTTCGTGCACTGGCCGTAGCCGGTTTTGGCGCCATGAACATCATGCTGCTATCTGTTTCCACATGGTCTGGTGCAGAAGGTTCTGCAAAGACACTGTTTCACTTGATCTCAGCAGTCATTGCTATTCCGACAGTGCTTTATTCGGGACAAATATTTTTCCAATCTGCCTATAAAGTTTTGCGCCATGGCCGCTTAAATATGGATGTGCCTATATCGCTAGCCGTCTCCCTTGCGTTGATCATGAGTGTTTATGAAGCGCTAACACATGGTGATGTGGTCTATTTTGATGCGTCGGTTTCATTGTTATTCTTTTTGCTCATTGGCCGATATCTCGACCATATGATGCGGGAAAAGGCAAGAAATACGATTAACACTCTCGCGCGCCGAAATGTACGAGGCGCTACTCAGGTCACGTCAGACGGTCAAACGAGTTATCTGCCAATCGATGAAATCAAACCTGATATGGTATTACAGGTTCTGCCTGGAGAGAAGTTGCCCGTCGATGGTCAAGTGATCAAAGGTTCCACTGATATTGATCTGTCTTTGGTCAATGGTGAAAGCCTGCCATCACCTGTAACGATCGGTGATGATGTAATGGCTGGAACACTTAACCTATCTGGCGTTATTCAGCTCAGAGTGACAAAAACTGCCGACCAATCCTTTTTGGCAGAAGTTACTCGCATGTTGGATGCTGCCGAAAATGGCCGTGGCTCGTATGTGCGTATTGCCGATCGCATGGCAAGGATTTATGCGCCTGCGGTTCATCTTTTATCATTCATCGGATTTGTTGTTTGGATGTTTGCAACGGGCGGAGATTGGCACACGTCGATCTATATCGCCATTGCGATTTTGATTATCACGTGTCCTTGTGCGTTGGGCCTTGCTGTTCCGGTTGTTCATGTGATTGGGGCAGGGCGCTTATTCGAACACGGAATCTTAATGCGCGACGGGTCTGCATTGGAGCGTTTGTCTGAGATTGATTACGCCGTCTTCGATAAGACCGGAACGTTAACTTCGGATCGGCTAAGCGTGTTCGATGTTGATCTTAAACATCAAGATGACGCAGCACTGGTGAAGGCGCTTGGCAAGCATTCCTCCCACCCAGCATCAAGAGCGATGGTGCAATATTTTAAAGCGGAACCAGATATATCTATTGAAGGTGTAAGAGAAGTTCCCGGCTTCGGATTAGAAGGCGTGTTTGAAGGGAAGCGCGTACGTCTAGGGTCATATAAATGGATATCCGAAGTAACGAATTTTGACGAACAGGTATCTGGAGCAGGTATCTTTTTTGCAAGGGAAGGCCAATTACCAAGTAAGTTTTCTCTCCATATGGAAATGCGACCAGATGCAAAGATAACCTTGAGCGAGTTGAAAAGCCGTTCATTCCCGATTGAGATTCTATCCGGTGATCATCAAGATGCCGTTGCAAATGTTGCTAATAATCTCGGGGTTGATAATTATACCGCCCAGGCCAAGCCTGCTGACAAAATTGCACGTATTAATGCGCTCAAGACCGAAGGAAAGCATGTCTTGATGGTGGGTGATGGGATCAATGATGCACCGTCCTTGGCTGCAGGACACGCATCGATGGCGCCTGCTTCGGCTTCTGATGTTGGGCGCTCTGCTGCGGACTTTGTTTTTACCCGAAATAATTTATCTTCTATCTTGTTCGCTCTCGATACTGCTAAAAAATCGGATAGATTGATTAAGCAAAATTTTGCTTTAGCCTTAGCTTACAACGCAGTTGCCGTGCCTTTGGCTTTTGCGGGGTTTGTAACGCCGCTTTTTGCAGCAATTGCCATGTCAGCCTCATCAATTGTTGTGATCCTAAATAGTATGAGATTGGCAACAGCCCGTCCTAAAGGAGAAAAGAATTCTCCTGCCACAAGCGCTGTTGAGGCGCTATCATGA
- a CDS encoding UPF0262 family protein, with product MANSAKDRLVDISLDASIGRATPDIEHERAIAIFDLIEENSFELVGHDTGPYKLILSLVESRLVFDILNEGDENLITHILSLTPFRQIVKDYFMICESYYEAIKSAATNRIEALDMGRRGIHNEGAQILKDRLDGKINIDTDTSRRLFTLVCVLHWQG from the coding sequence ATGGCCAATAGCGCTAAAGATAGGCTAGTTGACATCTCGCTCGATGCATCTATCGGGCGTGCCACGCCAGATATTGAGCACGAGCGGGCGATCGCCATTTTTGATCTGATTGAAGAAAACAGCTTCGAGTTGGTTGGTCACGATACAGGGCCGTATAAGTTAATACTCTCACTTGTTGAGAGTCGTCTTGTTTTTGATATCTTAAATGAAGGTGATGAAAACCTCATTACGCATATCTTATCACTGACCCCATTCAGGCAGATCGTCAAAGATTACTTCATGATTTGCGAGAGCTATTATGAGGCGATTAAATCTGCAGCCACAAACCGGATTGAAGCGCTGGATATGGGCCGTCGCGGTATCCATAATGAAGGTGCTCAAATATTGAAAGACCGTCTTGATGGCAAGATCAACATAGATACAGACACATCTCGTCGTCTATTCACGCTTGTTTGCGTGCTTCACTGGCAAGGTTAG
- a CDS encoding Maf-like protein — MANDAKLILASGSPRRVELLDQIGIKPDRLMPMDIDETAGKSEHPKSLARRLAQEKAKAAYSQVKNEPQWKGSFILASDTVVSVGRRILPKAESIEDANNSIHLLSGRNHRVYSGVCIITPSGAVRLKVAETRLRFKRISSAEMRSYLDSGEWRGKAGAYAIQGIAGSFVIKLVGSYSNVVGLPLYETSNLLAGEGYIFHQSWKGRTGI, encoded by the coding sequence ATGGCAAATGATGCAAAACTCATATTAGCTTCCGGATCCCCACGCCGTGTAGAATTGCTAGATCAAATCGGCATTAAACCGGATCGATTGATGCCTATGGATATTGATGAGACGGCGGGTAAGTCTGAGCATCCTAAATCTTTGGCACGCCGTTTAGCGCAAGAAAAAGCGAAAGCTGCATATTCACAGGTCAAGAATGAACCGCAATGGAAAGGATCATTTATCCTAGCTTCTGATACGGTCGTATCAGTCGGGCGCAGAATACTGCCAAAAGCGGAATCAATTGAAGATGCGAATAATTCAATTCATCTTTTGTCCGGTCGTAACCATCGTGTCTATTCTGGTGTGTGCATTATTACGCCAAGTGGTGCGGTTCGGCTGAAAGTTGCAGAAACGCGCTTAAGATTTAAACGAATTTCCAGTGCAGAAATGCGAAGTTATCTTGATTCTGGCGAGTGGCGCGGCAAGGCTGGCGCTTATGCCATCCAAGGCATTGCAGGAAGTTTTGTTATTAAACTCGTCGGTTCTTATTCAAATGTTGTCGGTCTGCCGCTTTATGAAACGTCGAATCTACTTGCAGGTGAAGGTTACATTTTTCATCAATCCTGGAAAGGTCGCACCGGAATATGA
- a CDS encoding FixH family protein — translation MSQETTGSREFTGYHMIGVISLFFGVIVAVNLTLAFFAANSWTGLVVENSYIASQFFDDDKRVREQQLALGWQSDFRYEQGVVTLDLVDVNGAVVRADKIEVKLGRPVHETDDVLLTLSQGLETSYTAEIDLGAGVWQADMTAYLAGQVIWTNPVRFVVEQ, via the coding sequence ATGTCACAAGAAACAACGGGTTCAAGAGAGTTTACAGGCTACCACATGATTGGCGTGATCTCGCTCTTCTTTGGTGTGATTGTTGCAGTTAATCTTACACTGGCATTCTTCGCTGCCAATAGCTGGACAGGTCTTGTTGTCGAAAATTCCTATATCGCTAGCCAGTTTTTCGATGATGATAAACGTGTCCGAGAGCAACAGTTAGCACTCGGTTGGCAATCAGATTTCCGTTATGAACAAGGTGTTGTAACACTCGATTTAGTGGACGTGAATGGCGCTGTGGTTAGGGCAGATAAGATCGAAGTTAAGCTTGGGCGGCCTGTTCACGAAACCGACGATGTTTTGCTTACTTTATCCCAAGGTCTTGAAACAAGTTACACTGCAGAAATTGACCTCGGTGCAGGTGTTTGGCAAGCTGATATGACAGCTTATCTTGCCGGGCAAGTGATCTGGACAAATCCCGTTCGCTTTGTCGTGGAGCAGTAA
- the hisD gene encoding histidinol dehydrogenase, whose protein sequence is MVLKLDFQTSNFEEQFAAFLTTKREVSEDVIVDVDRIISAVQANGDETLHDLTLKFDQVDTRKIGLKITSDELDQALGAISDDVRAALELAHERITSHHARQMPNDDFYKDHLGVELGSRWTAIDAVGLYVPGGTASYPSSVLMNAIPAKVAGVQRIAMVVPAAKGKHNPAILAAARIAGVSEIYRIGGAHGVAALAYGTETIKPVAKIVGPGNAWVAAAKRQVFGTVGIDMIAGPSEVLIIADKNNNPDWIAADLLAQAEHDVGAQAILITDDADLADQVVKAVSYQIKQLPRGEIAAQSWNDFGAIIMVPNLEEAFPLANRIAAEHLELALDNADDYVSKVRNAGSIFVGHYTPEAIGDYVAGSNHVLPTARSARYSSGLSVYDFIKRTSVLKLGPEQLAAIGPAAMTLAETEGLSAHARSISIRTNAKG, encoded by the coding sequence TTGGTTCTTAAGCTAGACTTCCAAACTTCAAATTTTGAAGAACAATTTGCCGCCTTTCTGACGACGAAACGCGAGGTATCAGAAGATGTGATTGTCGATGTTGATCGCATTATTTCTGCTGTGCAAGCAAATGGTGATGAGACGTTACATGATCTGACTTTGAAATTTGATCAAGTCGATACCCGCAAGATTGGCCTCAAAATAACATCCGATGAATTAGATCAAGCTTTGGGTGCTATTTCGGATGATGTTCGGGCAGCTCTTGAACTTGCTCATGAGCGTATCACCAGTCACCATGCGCGCCAGATGCCGAATGATGATTTTTACAAAGATCACTTGGGTGTAGAGCTTGGTTCAAGGTGGACGGCAATTGATGCGGTTGGTCTTTACGTGCCTGGCGGCACTGCAAGTTACCCAAGTTCCGTTTTGATGAATGCTATTCCGGCAAAGGTTGCAGGTGTCCAGCGTATAGCAATGGTTGTACCGGCAGCAAAAGGCAAACATAATCCAGCTATATTAGCAGCTGCCCGTATTGCAGGTGTTAGCGAAATATACCGTATTGGCGGAGCACATGGTGTCGCCGCGCTTGCTTATGGTACGGAAACGATAAAGCCTGTTGCAAAAATTGTGGGTCCGGGCAATGCTTGGGTAGCCGCGGCTAAACGGCAAGTCTTTGGGACGGTCGGAATTGATATGATCGCAGGACCTTCAGAGGTTTTGATAATCGCAGATAAAAATAATAACCCAGACTGGATTGCCGCCGATCTCTTAGCGCAGGCCGAGCATGACGTTGGAGCGCAAGCGATATTAATCACCGATGATGCTGATCTTGCTGACCAGGTTGTCAAAGCCGTTAGTTATCAAATCAAACAATTGCCTCGTGGTGAAATTGCCGCGCAATCATGGAATGATTTTGGTGCGATTATCATGGTACCAAACTTGGAGGAAGCTTTTCCACTCGCAAATCGCATAGCAGCGGAACACCTCGAGCTAGCGCTTGATAACGCGGATGATTATGTATCTAAAGTTCGTAATGCTGGCTCCATTTTTGTAGGGCATTACACACCCGAAGCGATTGGCGACTATGTAGCTGGCTCTAATCATGTCTTGCCAACGGCACGCTCAGCAAGATATTCATCTGGACTGTCAGTCTATGATTTTATTAAGCGCACATCTGTGTTAAAACTTGGGCCAGAACAATTAGCGGCGATTGGACCTGCGGCAATGACTTTGGCTGAAACAGAAGGCTTGAGCGCCCATGCGCGGTCAATATCAATCCGAACCAATGCAAAAGGGTAG